Genomic DNA from Pelosinus sp. UFO1:
GCGGATTGCACTGTGACGGATTAATGGATACAGTAGATGGTGTTTTTTCGGGGAAATCTAGGGAAAGAATGTTAGAAATTATGAAGGATAGCAGAGTTGGCGCTTTTGGTGCCATGTCCTTCTGTCTGTTGATTGTAATGAAATATTCATTAATTTTAGACATTGAACCGGTGCTGCTGCCGATAGCGATATTTGTAATGCCGATCATAGGTAGAACTGCTGTTGTCATGGCGATTACTCTATACCCTTATGCTAGGGCTGATGGACTAGGTAAAGGACTTAGTCAATGCGAACATAAAAATACTCTTTATATAGCAGGTCTAATAGCAATTTTATTATTAGTTCCTTTCGGTAAACTTGTTTTACTTAGTAGTGGGGTAGCAATTGCCTTTGCCATCCTTGTTGCTGAATATGTCAATAAACGTTTAGGCGGCTTAACAGGTGATGTATATGGGGCAGTTGTTGAACTGACAGAACTTGTAGCTCTAGTAGTATTTCTTTTTTAGTTTTCATATGTAGTAAAGCTAGTGTAATTTTTATAATAATTATATCTTTCGTTGTGTTAGTGAACAAATTAATACCTATAGAATATACCTTTGTAAGGTGAATAATTTTAAAGCAAGGAAGGGGTGAGGCGTTGACTAAAGTAATTTACGTTAGACATGGTCAAACTTCTTGGAATAAGGCAAAAAAGTACCAAGGGCATAGTGACATTCCCTTAAATGAAAAAGGATTAGAACAAGCCCAATTGGTAGGAAAGCGGCTTGCTAAGGAAAATATAAGTGCAGTTTATAGTAGTGATTTATCCCGTGCAGCTCAGACGGCAAATATCATCGCTCGGTATCATAATTTGCAAGGGATAAAGATAAAAGGATTTCGCGAAATAAACTTTGGCTTGTGGGAAGGGTGTACCTATGCCGAAATTATGGCGCTTTGGCCTGAGGCTTTAACAAGCATGTATTCTTCCCCAGGAGCAATTAAAGCGCCAGAAGGAGAAAGTTTTCTGGATCTTAAATGGAGGGCGAAGGGGGCCTTAAGCCAATGTATTAAGGCGCATGAAGAGGAAACGATTGTGATTGTATGTCATGGAGGCACAATGAGAGTACTGCTTTGTGATGCATTGCAGTTAAGTCTAGATAAGATGTGGTCTATCCGTCAAGATAGTACAGGAATTAATATCATTGAGTACTTTAGTAACCAGCCAATTCTTTCCTTGGTCAACGATACTTGCCATTTAAAATAAGGTTAGATGGGACATTTTTTACCATCTACCCTACTATCTTGCTAACATACTTGTTACACATAGGAGAACAGGTTTCATTGTAGAACTACTGTGACAACTGAATAATTTGCCACCAAACAGGTGCCTCTTACGTAAAGAGGAGAATAGGGAAGTTCGGAAGGATTGTAAAGATCCTTAAACGACGCGGTCGCGCCACTGTAATCGGGGAGATACTCTTACATTGCCACCAGGAAACTGGGAAGGCGTAAGGTTTTATGATCCGTAAGTCAGGAGACCTGCCTGTTATGGCTGTCATTTACCTCCGCGTAAGGGGTAATGCCAGAAGGATGGGATTTTTTATAAAATACCTAGCCTTTTGGGCTAGGTATTTTTATATTTAAAAATGATATGAAAATAAAGGAGGAGTAAAAATGGATTTGGAAAAAAAGGTTGATGAGTTGCTGAACGGAGCAGCAAAACCTCGAGAAAGTTTGGGCCTACTAGAAAAATATTTAAAAAAAATCATCTTGTCTTGGGGAAAGATCAATCCAGAAATGAAGCCTCATCATATAATTTTTGCAGCAGATAACGGTGTGGTAGAAGAGGGAACTGCCAATGACCCGATCGAGATTACTTATTTGCAAACGAAAAATATGGCAGCAGGTCATGCCACGATCAGTTGTTTTTGTCGGCACAATCAAATACCTTATAGCGTAGTTGACATTGGAATTAATAATAAATTAGAAGCTGGTATTAATCGTAAAGTTGCCTTAGGTACTAAAAACTTTATGAAAGAAGAAGCTATGAGTCAGGCTGAATTTGAACAAGCTTGGGATGTGGGCAAAGAAATGGTTCAGCATTTGGTTGAGGAAGGTTATAACCTAATTTCTTTTGGTGAAATGGGAATTGGCAATACCACAACCTCATCAGCAGTGCTTCATGCTTTAACGGGAATGTTACCCGAATTTGTGGTAGGTTATGGGGCTGCCTTAAATGATAATGAATTATTAAAAAGAAAACGGAATGTGGTTGCAAAAGGGGTAGAACGCCATAAAGCCCAAATGAATACTGTAAAAGATATTTTACGTTGTGTAGGGGGATTTGATATTGTTGCTATCTGTGCCGGCATGTTAGAGTGCGCAAGACTCAGGATACCCTTTGTAATAGATGGATTTATAACAGCAGTTGCCTATGCTTGTGCAGCGCGCATCGATGGTACTATTGAAAAACATGCGATTCCATCACATATGTCAAAGGAACCTGGGATGGCCTACTCACTGATGTTGGGAAATATTCTAGCAGAGGATGTATTAATCCGGGCAAATATGGCATTAGGGGAAGGAACAGGTGCTGTTCTTATGGTTTCTATGTTAAAGACAATGTCTTACACAATTCATAATATGGCAAGAATGTCTGATTTTGTGTTAAGTGAGCCTGTGCCTGCTCCCAACCAGGTTGTTGCCATGTAAAGATTGCCTTTACTTGCTAGAATATAGTAATTTATTGCTGTTAGCAGGAACTAGTTTGCTCTTTAGCTAATACTCCTCATATAAAATAGCAAAAAAGTGATATGATGCTGAAGTCTTAT
This window encodes:
- the cobS gene encoding adenosylcobinamide-GDP ribazoletransferase, which gives rise to MLGNVIEDFLTGLQFLTRISIKTKKQWSPDSFSRSVKFFPIIGGIIGLLLTGIVYGAQNFWGVKLPLHLMAVSIILIEIIITGGLHCDGLMDTVDGVFSGKSRERMLEIMKDSRVGAFGAMSFCLLIVMKYSLILDIEPVLLPIAIFVMPIIGRTAVVMAITLYPYARADGLGKGLSQCEHKNTLYIAGLIAILLLVPFGKLVLLSSGVAIAFAILVAEYVNKRLGGLTGDVYGAVVELTELVALVVFLF
- the cobC gene encoding alpha-ribazole phosphatase, giving the protein MTKVIYVRHGQTSWNKAKKYQGHSDIPLNEKGLEQAQLVGKRLAKENISAVYSSDLSRAAQTANIIARYHNLQGIKIKGFREINFGLWEGCTYAEIMALWPEALTSMYSSPGAIKAPEGESFLDLKWRAKGALSQCIKAHEEETIVIVCHGGTMRVLLCDALQLSLDKMWSIRQDSTGINIIEYFSNQPILSLVNDTCHLK
- a CDS encoding nicotinate-nucleotide--dimethylbenzimidazole phosphoribosyltransferase; its protein translation is MDLEKKVDELLNGAAKPRESLGLLEKYLKKIILSWGKINPEMKPHHIIFAADNGVVEEGTANDPIEITYLQTKNMAAGHATISCFCRHNQIPYSVVDIGINNKLEAGINRKVALGTKNFMKEEAMSQAEFEQAWDVGKEMVQHLVEEGYNLISFGEMGIGNTTTSSAVLHALTGMLPEFVVGYGAALNDNELLKRKRNVVAKGVERHKAQMNTVKDILRCVGGFDIVAICAGMLECARLRIPFVIDGFITAVAYACAARIDGTIEKHAIPSHMSKEPGMAYSLMLGNILAEDVLIRANMALGEGTGAVLMVSMLKTMSYTIHNMARMSDFVLSEPVPAPNQVVAM